The window ttttttttttttaatcttccccacctcccctttcctctcagtCTAGGTATATTGCTACACATCACGGTTCCACCTGTACCCTCCCTGTGCTGTCTTTAGTCAACCCCTTTCTTTTCCCAGCTGTGTACATACTTCCATGCTGGTGTGGTTGAATGACACTCTCATTTCCTACAGCTTCCAGGTAAAACACTATGCAATTTCCTCCTCTTCATGCTCCCTCTTTCCTTGTTTGTCAAGTTCATTTTCTCTGACCTAGTGCTCtctccatctgccaaatttccaATGTCATCTTAACCCTCCAGGTTGGAACCCATTCTTGGTATCTACATATACGCTTGGGAATTCTGGGCTACCAAGACTAGCAGAAGGCATTGCATGGCTAGAACTAACACCTCACTCCTGAGTGCACAGCATGGCTTCAAGATCACATTATAAGTATTTGGGGGACTTTCCAGTTGGGTTTGCTCCTGATGACTAAAGCTGGGACAATACACTTAATCAGATCATAGGTAGTAGCTCCCTTAGCACTAAGTATTCAGGGAACACTTGTTCTCTGGTCCCAAAGCACACATAGAGCAAAATCACTTCTTTTGCAAGCAAGGATGAACACACAGTACATCGGGTTTTCTTCCACTCCAGCTTGGATCTGTTCACTCAGAAGGAAGGTAACAGGGCTGCTATTTAGCCCGATGCCACTTGTGTACTAAAGGACATATTGAAATGTTCAGAGGTCTATGTTTTCTGACAAGTATATCCTTGTCTTTCAGTGAGGCAATGGGATTCAGTTGAAATAGTAGATTCAGTTCAGTTCTCAActtcttttacatattttttaaaataataaacactaTTGCAATCACACCTTTAACCAGCTAATCTAGAATTCATCTCTTGCTGAAATTCTTCTCCAGCCAACTCCGGACTTCTTGGAGGTTGTAGCTGAAGGGGCCCTTCCCCCCTAAATAAGCAATTTTCTGTCTCTGCACAATGCACACACGTTCAAAGGCTACCCCATAAGCTACGTTGGCATTATTGTCCATGCGGTCAGCCACAACTTGACACTGGGGCGGTAAGGAGAAACGCTCCAGGAGCTGTTGGGCTGCTGCGCATCGGTCCTCTTGGTTCCGGTGTTTCTTCACCTCAAAAGACAGAGAGGAGTCCCCAGGCACTGCCCAGCCATCTGAAGGATGAGCCTCATCAATGTATACCAACAGGAAGTCAGCCACCGATGAGAACTCTTCCACCAACTTGCGGAAGGCTGGCAGTTGCCTAGTGAAAGGTGGTCAGGTGGCTGAACCAAAGTTGACCACCAGTGGGCGCTCTGCATTGGCAAAGTCAAGGAGGTGGCATTCCGTCCCATCAGCTGTCTTCTCCAGGGCATAATTGTTACCTGCTTCAGGATTGGACACATGCACCACGCTGGAATTAGGGGCATCTTCACCCAGTTTAACCTaatgttgaaaaaagaaaaagaagaattaaaCACACTGCTACTTCAATTTACAAAATACAATTTACAAAATATAATACAAtgggcatatacatatatatatatatatatatatatatatatatatatatatatatatatatatatatgagtaaaaACTAGTTACGTCAAGTAACATAAAGCATGGTCAAGAGGGAATAAAAGTCTTCCATCCTGAATATTCATTAGAGGTAATTCTTTCCATCTCTGAAGACACTGGAATGAACTGTTTTCATAATTAAGTTGATTCTGGTGTTCTTTGCTGTTCTCACTACTCTGCCAATGCCTAACAAGCATTATAGAATGAATGATTAATtgacttcattttaaaagttaaaagtaaATGGCCCACTTTAAGATAAATTATCTCATTTTTGGAATGGACTGCCTCTTTCTGAATTCTAAAAGACTTAGGCAAGACCTGAGTTTTCACACACAtaactttaatttattttctctgttttcctcttttaaataataatttattacatttgtttgcttggctggttggttgttgttgttgtgtgtattttagcacttgtggaggtcagaggacaacctgttggagtcagttctctccttcgaCCACATGGGTCCTTGAGTTCACACTCAtttcatcagacttggcagcaagcattgcccagtgagccatttcaccagcccagTGTAAGTCCTTTACTGTCAACCAGTGAACCAGACTACCAGAGGGTTCTGTCTCTGGGCAAAGCTGGACAAGCTATAATCCACCATTTGTAGGTAGGATTCCTCCCACTTGCCCTTGCCAATGCTTTCCCACCTGGAAAATGTAAACAATTATGCCTGCTTTTCTTATGTGGCTCCTGGAGGATAAGATAAGGAGAGGAACTCCTTATTATAATGACTGTGTAAAAGTAAGAATTGCCACTGTCAGACAGCATCCCACCACATAAGGCACACTACCACTCTTCTTGGGAAATCCTGTGTTCAAAAAAAAGGGGGTTGCAAATTGTTCTAAGAAGAGATTTATGCTCCCCTAAGCACACATCATGTGGTCTCTGCAGGTTCTTGTGTCTACTGCTCACATTATGCATGGTATGGCTAGACCCTCAAAGCTGCccctgggaaaaaagaaaaaaaaatagacaagagAAACAGCTACTCCACAGTCTGACTTTCAGCTAAGTTCTCACTTTCCATGTATTTTTGGGTTCTTCCCACACTTCTATATAGGAAGACCCAAACCATGTGTTTTTCTATCATATAATTTATTAGCAAGACCCTCAGAATTATAAGCACTCAGATGTCGACTAAAATTATTCTATGAACCCCTTAGCAGCACATGGTTGAAATAGTTGAACACAAAATACTGAAAGTTAGTGGTCTTTGGATCTGTAAATTGATAAtaaaaagcaggcaacagaaaaGAGCCAATTATTTCATTCAGAATTAACACAATTGGGATTTCTTCTAGAATGGTTTAATCAAAGCTAATACCATTAGAGATAACTTACAATGGTACAATTGATTTTTATACACTGTCCTCAATATTACAAAACATTTCCAACTGGATCGTCTTATTTCTCTCATACAAATATAGCCCCATATAAAACTACTGTTAATTGAAGCTACTTAAAAGGGGATTGCAGGAGAGCAATGATGCACACTGATATAAAACACTCAAGGGATTTTTGTTCAGATGTTTTAATGTCAAGACATAACTCGTTTGCTCTTAGAGAAAGAATCAaatttctttcttactcttttcAAAACTGTCAGGGCTGGATTGAAATAGGTGCTAGTAGTGGTCCAAAAGACATCTTAAAATCTTAGTCTTCCttagatttaaataaatatattttgattcagTAACAACCAGGAAGAAAGTTACTTATATGAATTATCTTGGCTATTTTATAATCAATATTAGATAAAGGATTCTCAAAATTTACCTTTGGCCAGAAGATCTCAGAGTTAACTACTCTGGTCTTTGAAACACTGAAATACACATTAAACTTAAAGACACATTTTAGGCATATGATGAGCTTGATATTTGTTCTTAAATAAGGCTACAAAGGGGTTTCCATTACGTCTAACTTCCCTTCATATCATACAATGATACCAAGACTGCTTTAAACACCACTGGCTGTGAAACCCCAATGGCCTGTGTTAAGGAGGCCTGCATGCATTCTGATTAGCGTGTTGTAGAGACTTCTTGTTAGATCAGAAATTTTTCATAGAAGGAAATAACCTCTGCACTGCAGATTAAAGGATTCATACTGGGTGAAAGCATTCATCTGCATTTTTGGAGCCATTGTTGAGCTCTGTGAAGAGTTGTGTGGTCTTGGTAAACAGGCCTAGGTCTCCCTGGCTCTCACCCAAGCAGACCTGTTGATCCTTGTGTTATTCTTGACTATTCACCTGAACAATCCAATCTGATGTTTTGGTCACAGACAATCTCTTGTTACCTGCAGCTAATTTCCTTGGGAAGCTTAAGTGCACGTCACTTCTTAGAGACAATGGACAGTTCAGCCACACAACTCTTTCCAAAAGAAGGAAATTTGAGTTTCTAGATTACTTTAGGAAAATGTAGGAAAAGCATCACATACTGTCACTCTAAATTTAAAGTTTAGAGAAGTCAACAATTTATAAATGTCTTTAGTGGTGGAGATGTTGGGTGTTTCATTAGTCTGGAAAATATATATCTTAAGTTTTATGGAGTGAATTATTGAATAAATTCTGGTTGTTATAATCCTAAGTCAGTGAAGACTTTTACACTGAATAGCAACCTTGACTTTCAGTAAACACAGACAGGTGATTGACAAACACACTAAAGCATATACATTCAGAAACGGGAACCCTACCCTTTCACCAGAGACCTGCTGTAGTCGACACCAATGTCATTGACATAGTCTTACTTATTTCAGCTAACCagcaaataaaagaaatgagatCAATCCTCTTTACTTTATTCTGCAGCTTTGGGATCCTATTGAACACTAGGAAGT is drawn from Peromyscus eremicus chromosome 14, PerEre_H2_v1, whole genome shotgun sequence and contains these coding sequences:
- the Dio2 gene encoding LOW QUALITY PROTEIN: type II iodothyronine deiodinase (The sequence of the model RefSeq protein was modified relative to this genomic sequence to represent the inferred CDS: inserted 1 base in 1 codon); protein product: MGLLSVDLLITLQILPVFFSNCLFLALYDSVILLKHVALLLSRSKSTRGEWRRMLTSEGLRCVWKSFLLDAYKQVKLGEDAPNSSVVHVSNPEAGNNYALEKTADGTECHLLDFANAERPLVVNFGSATUPPFTRQLPAFRKLVEEFSSVADFLLVYIDEAHPSDGWAVPGDSSLSFEVKKHRNQEDRCAAAQQLLERFSLPPQCQVVADRMDNNANVAYGVAFERVCIVQRQKIAYLGGKGPFSYNLQEVRSWLEKNFSKRXNSRLAG